A section of the Rhodospirillales bacterium genome encodes:
- a CDS encoding LysE family transporter: MPALTVFVMSLIAMISPGPDFLCVLKNSLGHGFRAGAATALGIASALWVHIAYCMVGLAVVIAQSILMFNVIKWLGAAYLLYLAWHALRSKGWDDHMVRADRDPALSPRRAFMQGFVTNALNPKATLFFLALFTQVIDPHTPIAVQLSYGAMISGMGAVWFVAVAAVMTRPAIRTRFARISKWIDRACGAAFVALAAKLALARQ, from the coding sequence ATGCCCGCGTTGACCGTATTTGTGATGAGTTTGATCGCGATGATTTCGCCGGGGCCGGATTTTCTGTGCGTCTTGAAAAATTCGCTCGGCCATGGATTTCGCGCCGGGGCCGCGACCGCGCTTGGCATTGCCTCGGCGCTGTGGGTGCATATCGCTTATTGCATGGTCGGGCTTGCGGTCGTGATCGCGCAGTCGATCCTGATGTTCAATGTCATCAAATGGCTGGGGGCCGCGTATCTGCTGTATCTGGCGTGGCACGCCCTGCGATCCAAGGGGTGGGACGACCATATGGTGCGCGCCGACCGCGACCCCGCGCTTTCGCCGCGCCGTGCCTTTATGCAGGGTTTTGTGACCAATGCGCTGAACCCCAAGGCGACTTTGTTTTTCCTTGCGCTGTTCACGCAGGTCATCGATCCGCATACGCCCATTGCGGTGCAGCTTTCCTATGGCGCGATGATTTCGGGCATGGGCGCGGTGTGGTTCGTCGCGGTGGCGGCGGTGATGACGCGGCCCGCCATCAGGACGCGTTTCGCGCGCATATCCAAATGGATCGACCGGGCGTGCGGCGCGGCGTTCGTGGCGCTGGCCGCGAAACTGGCGCTAGCGCGGCAGTAA
- a CDS encoding ComF family protein translates to MLRALAKPLHHALDWLLPPVCPATGRQVDAHGTVDPEYWGRLRFIRAPFCRGCALPFAHDMGGGGAEVLCAACLESPPLFRQARAALIYDDASKALILRFKHGDQLQAVRVLTPWLAEAGAELIAQADVFVPVPLHRWRLLKRRYNQSALLAARLARQSGKAAAVDALVRVRATPPQGHLKRAERAANVRGAFRVRDARAIAGKRVLLVDDVMTTGATLNACAGALLDAGALSVDVLCVARVVRDI, encoded by the coding sequence ATGCTGCGCGCGCTTGCCAAACCCCTTCATCACGCCCTTGACTGGCTGTTGCCGCCGGTGTGTCCCGCGACCGGGCGACAGGTCGACGCACATGGTACGGTGGACCCGGAATACTGGGGGCGGTTGCGCTTTATTCGGGCGCCGTTCTGCCGCGGGTGCGCATTGCCGTTCGCGCACGACATGGGCGGCGGCGGGGCGGAGGTATTGTGCGCGGCCTGTCTGGAATCGCCGCCCCTGTTCCGGCAGGCGCGCGCGGCCCTGATTTACGACGACGCCAGCAAAGCCCTGATTTTACGTTTTAAACACGGCGACCAGTTGCAGGCCGTCCGGGTGCTGACGCCATGGTTGGCCGAGGCGGGGGCAGAGCTGATCGCGCAGGCGGATGTGTTCGTGCCGGTGCCGTTGCATCGCTGGCGGCTTTTGAAGCGGCGGTACAACCAGTCGGCGCTTCTGGCGGCGCGGCTGGCACGGCAGTCGGGCAAAGCGGCGGCGGTGGACGCGCTTGTGCGCGTGCGGGCAACGCCCCCGCAGGGGCATCTGAAGCGGGCCGAGCGCGCGGCCAATGTGCGCGGCGCGTTCCGGGTGCGCGACGCACGCGCCATCGCGGGTAAACGCGTGCTGCTGGTCGACGACGTGATGACGACGGGGGCGACGCTTAATGCCTGCGCGGGCGCGTTGCTGGATGCCGGGGCCCTTTCGGTCGATGTTCTTTGCGTCGCGCGCGTGGTTCGGGATATATAG
- a CDS encoding class I SAM-dependent methyltransferase gives MTLEPATPAPSSVPTFAHDVMLRAKHMVSCLLLPDGSTVLDLDCGTGALTAAMAALNPRLRFIGADRARQAVMRARARFRHIENLSFEIADSAHIRRAAESVDAVTASNVLGTLYSRADYDEEKVAAGLESMIRLLKPDGTLVICDYAMPPADEEVQIEFPIPWRDNRSFRLFGNPLAQTQGEREIALLQWFAENARARDAVKGFFLEEISPHVPHTRLFRLPARWAYEFIVRKVNIRNFRADIGHQFAVLGEADYDRILARRIGARVTYTAPWRDAHTARAHFDGAFRLYTADGKPRPHMPAAHIVIARKTAPGRALRLEELRPSPAPAASLTLQAVRDERTGEVSDVVARDLPRADIIPYFRGTDGRIKVVLRADAEKDLANTVPRTRRNLDGKRWSGHMPAPATFGADELEGFDHASAAAVARLMIQKLDLCPAHGKMFETGLHGYPSPGMIDERLETLFIEIQSPDFAALRVAGPRDALGLKAFDAEDVLRATGAGVIPSAWLDIQIQTLMKKHGMPVTPWLHEAVPLAYDPPPDDRLLSAAKILKQKPKKPDAPAQAMYVFGRNGAKWPCVSGAFRPIRGRAGQVSTHRSSFVEQGRVDGTWRSLAAHEADFATPAADMLNIAAIMPLTEDLQGNTLAGFEFVEMPVPARFGQSEAMLTLPTLPLPASVTDIDSARSYIAAQFDVEVARVAPMGESFFTFIDMTPQRVYPFMLTRYPRRRNLRLRYMATTDLILLTDTDFADSILWKWGFANALLCHASAQVQGYDYNVGMRMRAPAKAPKRESAAPLAPASAHRKNIHN, from the coding sequence ATGACCTTAGAACCGGCCACACCTGCGCCCTCATCCGTGCCCACATTCGCGCACGACGTCATGCTGCGCGCCAAGCACATGGTGTCGTGCCTTTTGTTGCCGGATGGGTCCACCGTCCTCGACCTCGACTGCGGCACCGGCGCGCTGACGGCGGCGATGGCCGCGCTTAACCCCCGCCTGCGCTTCATCGGCGCCGACCGCGCCCGGCAGGCGGTGATGCGCGCCCGCGCCCGCTTTCGGCACATCGAAAATTTAAGCTTTGAAATCGCCGACAGTGCGCATATCCGTCGTGCCGCCGAAAGCGTGGACGCCGTGACCGCCTCCAACGTTCTCGGCACCCTGTATTCTCGCGCGGATTACGACGAGGAAAAAGTCGCCGCCGGGCTGGAATCCATGATCCGGCTGCTGAAACCCGACGGCACGTTGGTGATCTGTGATTACGCGATGCCTCCGGCGGACGAGGAAGTCCAGATCGAATTCCCGATCCCTTGGCGCGACAATCGCTCCTTCCGCCTGTTCGGAAACCCGCTGGCGCAAACGCAGGGCGAACGCGAAATCGCGCTGTTGCAATGGTTCGCCGAAAACGCCCGCGCCCGCGACGCGGTCAAGGGATTCTTCCTTGAGGAAATCTCCCCCCACGTCCCGCACACGCGCCTGTTTCGGCTGCCCGCGCGCTGGGCCTACGAATTTATCGTCCGCAAGGTCAACATCCGTAATTTCAGGGCCGATATCGGACACCAGTTCGCGGTACTGGGCGAAGCGGATTACGACCGCATCCTTGCCCGTCGCATCGGCGCGCGCGTGACCTATACCGCGCCGTGGCGCGACGCGCACACGGCCCGCGCGCATTTCGATGGCGCCTTCCGCCTGTACACCGCCGACGGCAAGCCGCGCCCGCACATGCCCGCCGCGCATATCGTCATCGCGCGCAAGACCGCGCCCGGTCGCGCCCTGCGGCTGGAGGAACTGCGGCCGTCCCCCGCCCCGGCCGCAAGCTTGACCCTGCAAGCCGTGCGTGACGAACGCACCGGCGAGGTCAGCGACGTCGTCGCCCGCGACCTGCCGCGCGCCGACATCATCCCTTATTTCCGCGGGACGGACGGACGTATCAAGGTCGTTCTGCGCGCCGACGCCGAAAAGGACCTGGCCAACACCGTGCCGCGCACCCGCCGCAACCTCGATGGAAAACGCTGGTCCGGCCACATGCCCGCCCCGGCGACGTTCGGCGCCGACGAACTGGAAGGCTTCGACCATGCCAGCGCGGCCGCCGTGGCGCGCCTGATGATCCAGAAACTGGACCTGTGCCCCGCGCACGGAAAAATGTTTGAAACCGGCCTGCACGGATACCCCAGCCCCGGCATGATCGACGAAAGACTGGAAACACTGTTCATCGAAATCCAGTCGCCCGACTTCGCCGCCCTGCGCGTCGCAGGCCCGCGGGACGCGCTGGGCCTCAAGGCTTTCGACGCCGAAGACGTGTTGCGCGCGACCGGCGCGGGGGTCATCCCTTCCGCATGGCTGGATATCCAGATACAGACCCTGATGAAGAAACATGGAATGCCCGTCACCCCGTGGCTGCACGAGGCGGTGCCGCTGGCCTACGATCCGCCGCCCGATGACCGTCTGTTAAGCGCGGCGAAAATCCTCAAACAAAAACCGAAAAAACCCGACGCGCCCGCGCAGGCGATGTACGTATTCGGACGCAACGGCGCGAAATGGCCCTGCGTGTCCGGCGCCTTCCGCCCGATCAGGGGCCGTGCGGGGCAGGTTTCGACCCACCGCTCCAGCTTTGTCGAACAAGGTCGCGTCGACGGGACGTGGCGCTCGCTTGCCGCGCACGAGGCGGATTTCGCGACCCCCGCCGCCGACATGCTGAACATCGCCGCGATCATGCCATTGACCGAGGATCTTCAGGGCAACACGCTGGCCGGGTTTGAATTCGTCGAGATGCCGGTGCCCGCGCGTTTCGGCCAGAGTGAGGCGATGCTCACCCTGCCCACTTTGCCGCTGCCCGCCAGCGTCACCGACATTGATTCCGCGCGCAGCTACATCGCCGCCCAGTTTGATGTCGAGGTTGCGCGCGTCGCGCCCATGGGCGAAAGCTTCTTCACCTTCATCGACATGACGCCGCAGCGCGTCTATCCCTTCATGCTCACGCGCTATCCGCGCCGCCGCAATCTGCGCCTGCGCTATATGGCGACCACCGACCTGATCCTGTTGACCGACACCGATTTCGCCGACTCGATCCTGTGGAAATGGGGTTTCGCCAACGCCCTGCTTTGCCACGCCTCGGCACAGGTTCAGGGCTACGATTACAATGTCGGCATGCGCATGCGCGCCCCCGCCAAGGCGCCAAAACGGGAATCGGCCGCACCCCTTGCGCCCGCCTCCGCGCATCGAAAAAATATCCATAATTAA
- a CDS encoding DUF465 domain-containing protein, with protein MSDLNHALIDDLPDMKEEIHALRQSDNHFARLLDSYDDISHQVALMEANVTPTTQETESGLKQQRVRLKDELMRILNDSAA; from the coding sequence ATGTCAGATCTCAACCACGCGCTGATCGACGACCTGCCAGACATGAAGGAAGAAATCCACGCGCTGCGGCAGTCGGACAACCATTTCGCGCGGCTGCTCGATTCCTACGACGACATCAGCCATCAGGTCGCGCTGATGGAGGCCAACGTCACGCCTACGACGCAGGAAACGGAAAGCGGGCTTAAACAGCAACGCGTGCGCCTTAAGGACGAACTGATGCGCATTCTGAACGACAGCGCCGCCTGA
- a CDS encoding ATP-dependent DNA helicase: protein MTSLAVQAGHWAALTPDGEVLEGTLPAAPVLPENVPVLVCHLPYLATRTGIPPMALDILELFAFVRPAQFCVPTIGGIAAALGLKIPQSVEDAAMALPACAAELLREIKPDPALRALAVAMGASGKGWGWTLAVLAAMDEIYDPAEVTRARDALGAWERLPEWSEDAPPPQPGSKPVSGEDARAHLHDLITRRRGAGRNGETRTAQDNYATRIVPAFSPREQENQPHIVTAEAGTGVGKTLGYLAPAQLWAEENEGTVWISTYTRNLQRQIDTELETLYPDPMERARKAVIRKGRENYLCLLNYEDAAGAAPLARNPRALVAAGLMARWIGATRDGDMSGADFPGWLPGLLGYNHTLGLADRRGECIYAACSHYHRCFIERAQRRARRARLVVGNHALAMTMLARAADADAMPTRFVFDEGHHLFDAADSTFAAHLTGIEGADLRRWVLGPEDEKTHSRRSRRAKGLRKRLEGVVAGDEAATARLIEDALEAARALPGPDWHKRMGTDAPLGAIETLLHRIAHQVRARAADAASPWAIECDVRPLSPDVASAVPAALAALRALYRPLVALAQALRAKLEREYDDLSADQRGRLDALSRGLDRRAAMTVAAWIDMLDGLGQPAPENFIDWFEITRAEGRDIDVGFFRHHRDPAKPFAAEIRPHAHGVLITSATLKSARADDETAWSETDRLTGAGAMADLAPARVAVPSPFNYRDQTRVLVVRDVPKNDTALLARAYEALFRASSGGALGLFTAIHRLRAVHARLAPALESAGIPLYAQHVDRIDIGTLVDIFRAEEESCLLGTDAVRDGVDVPGRSLRLIAFDRVPWPRPDILHRERRKAMGGKAYDESITRMKLRQAYGRLIRAPADHGVFVILDGAFPTRLEDSFPDGVPVERLPLDAALDVVRNFFGKNQKNS, encoded by the coding sequence ATGACATCGCTGGCCGTGCAGGCCGGGCACTGGGCCGCGCTGACGCCGGACGGCGAGGTGCTGGAGGGGACCCTGCCCGCCGCGCCGGTCTTGCCCGAAAACGTGCCGGTGCTGGTCTGCCACCTGCCTTATCTGGCGACGCGCACGGGCATTCCGCCTATGGCGCTCGACATCCTTGAACTCTTCGCCTTCGTCCGCCCCGCGCAATTTTGCGTGCCCACCATCGGCGGCATCGCCGCCGCTTTGGGCCTGAAAATTCCGCAAAGCGTCGAGGACGCGGCGATGGCCCTGCCCGCCTGCGCCGCCGAATTGCTGCGCGAAATCAAGCCCGACCCAGCCTTGCGCGCGCTGGCCGTGGCAATGGGCGCAAGCGGAAAGGGCTGGGGCTGGACCCTTGCCGTGCTGGCGGCGATGGACGAAATCTACGACCCCGCCGAAGTGACGCGCGCGCGCGACGCGCTGGGCGCGTGGGAGCGTCTGCCCGAATGGAGCGAGGACGCCCCACCCCCGCAACCCGGCAGCAAACCGGTAAGCGGCGAGGATGCGCGCGCCCATCTGCACGACCTGATCACCCGCCGCCGCGGCGCGGGACGCAACGGCGAAACCCGCACCGCGCAGGACAATTACGCCACCCGCATCGTCCCCGCCTTTTCCCCGCGCGAACAGGAAAACCAGCCCCACATCGTCACCGCCGAAGCGGGCACCGGCGTCGGCAAGACGCTCGGCTACCTCGCCCCGGCGCAGCTTTGGGCCGAGGAAAACGAAGGCACGGTCTGGATCTCCACCTATACCCGCAACCTCCAGCGTCAGATCGACACCGAACTCGAAACCCTCTACCCCGACCCGATGGAGCGCGCGCGCAAGGCGGTGATCCGCAAGGGCCGCGAGAATTATCTGTGCTTGCTGAATTACGAGGACGCGGCGGGCGCCGCGCCGCTGGCGCGCAATCCGCGCGCGCTGGTCGCGGCGGGACTGATGGCGCGCTGGATCGGCGCGACCCGCGACGGTGACATGTCGGGCGCGGATTTTCCCGGCTGGCTGCCGGGGCTTTTGGGTTACAACCACACATTGGGTCTGGCCGACCGGCGCGGCGAATGCATCTATGCCGCGTGCAGCCATTACCACCGCTGCTTCATCGAACGCGCCCAACGCCGGGCCCGCCGCGCCAGACTGGTGGTCGGCAACCACGCGCTGGCCATGACCATGCTGGCCCGCGCCGCCGACGCCGACGCCATGCCTACGCGCTTTGTCTTTGATGAAGGGCACCACCTGTTCGACGCCGCCGATTCGACCTTCGCCGCCCATCTGACCGGAATCGAGGGCGCCGATCTGCGCCGCTGGGTGCTGGGACCTGAGGATGAAAAAACCCATTCACGCCGAAGCCGCCGCGCCAAGGGGCTGCGCAAACGGCTGGAAGGCGTGGTCGCGGGCGACGAAGCCGCGACCGCCCGCCTGATCGAGGACGCGCTGGAAGCCGCCCGCGCCCTGCCCGGTCCCGACTGGCACAAACGTATGGGCACGGACGCCCCGCTGGGCGCGATCGAAACCCTGCTTCACCGCATCGCGCATCAAGTCCGGGCCCGCGCCGCCGACGCCGCATCGCCCTGGGCGATCGAATGCGACGTCCGCCCGCTTTCCCCCGATGTCGCCAGCGCCGTACCCGCCGCCCTTGCCGCGCTGCGCGCCCTGTACCGCCCGCTGGTCGCGCTGGCGCAAGCGCTGCGCGCGAAGCTGGAACGCGAATACGACGATCTGTCGGCGGACCAGCGCGGCCGCCTCGATGCGCTGTCCCGTGGGCTGGACCGCCGCGCCGCGATGACCGTCGCGGCATGGATCGACATGCTGGACGGGCTTGGACAACCCGCGCCGGAAAATTTCATCGACTGGTTCGAGATCACCCGCGCCGAAGGCCGCGACATCGATGTCGGCTTCTTCCGCCACCACCGCGACCCGGCCAAACCCTTTGCCGCCGAAATCCGTCCCCACGCGCACGGCGTGCTGATCACCTCCGCCACGCTCAAATCCGCGCGCGCGGACGACGAAACGGCGTGGTCCGAAACCGACCGCCTGACCGGCGCGGGCGCGATGGCCGATCTGGCCCCGGCACGGGTCGCCGTGCCCTCGCCCTTCAATTACCGCGACCAGACCCGCGTGCTGGTGGTGCGCGACGTGCCGAAAAACGACACCGCCCTGCTCGCCCGCGCTTACGAGGCGCTGTTCCGTGCCTCGTCCGGCGGCGCGCTCGGCCTGTTTACCGCCATCCACCGTCTGCGCGCGGTGCATGCGCGTCTGGCCCCCGCGCTCGAATCCGCCGGCATTCCGCTTTACGCCCAGCATGTCGATCGAATCGACATCGGCACGCTGGTCGATATTTTCCGGGCCGAGGAAGAATCCTGCCTTCTTGGCACCGACGCGGTGCGCGACGGCGTCGACGTGCCCGGACGCTCGCTGCGCCTGATCGCCTTCGACCGTGTGCCGTGGCCGCGCCCGGACATCCTGCACCGCGAACGGCGCAAGGCCATGGGCGGCAAGGCCTATGACGAATCGATCACCCGCATGAAGCTGCGCCAGGCCTACGGCCGGCTGATCCGCGCGCCCGCCGATCACGGCGTCTTCGTCATCCTCGATGGCGCTTTTCCGACCCGGTTGGAGGATTCTTTCCCCGATGGCGTGCCCGTCGAACGCCTCCCGCTCGACGCCGCGCTGGACGTCGTGCGAAATTTTTTTGGCAAAAATCAAAAAAACTCTTGA
- a CDS encoding type III PLP-dependent enzyme, with translation MPDRNPCLVVDLETVRGNYRDLAEAMPGSDIYYAIKANPAPEIVRLLAAQGAGFDVASPWEIDLVLDQGIAPERVSYGNTIKKEADIGYAYRRGIRLFAVDCLPEVEKIARAAPGARVFCRLLVDNKGAEWPLSRKFGCDPEMAAEVLESAARAGLVAHGVSFHVGSQQPDPKAWDSAIAASAALFKALAARGIHLAMLNLGGGFPARYLKDVPTAATYGRAINASLRHHFGEKAIRTAIEPGRFVVGTAGIIRSEVVLVSKKSAADTLTWVYLDIGKFTGLAETMDESIRYPITTPRDGDPKIPCIVAGPTCDSVDVLYEKTPYPLPRTLQPGDKIWIESAGAYTSAYAADCFNGFEPPKTYCIPALRI, from the coding sequence CTGCCCGACCGCAACCCTTGCCTTGTCGTCGACCTTGAAACCGTGCGCGGGAATTACCGCGACCTTGCCGAGGCCATGCCGGGTTCGGACATCTATTACGCGATCAAGGCCAACCCCGCGCCGGAAATAGTCCGCCTTCTGGCCGCGCAGGGCGCGGGATTCGACGTGGCCAGCCCGTGGGAAATCGATCTGGTGCTCGATCAGGGTATCGCGCCGGAACGCGTTTCATACGGCAACACCATTAAAAAGGAAGCCGACATCGGCTATGCCTACCGGCGCGGCATCCGCCTGTTTGCGGTGGACTGTCTGCCGGAGGTGGAAAAAATCGCCCGCGCCGCCCCCGGCGCGCGCGTCTTTTGCCGCCTGCTGGTGGACAACAAGGGCGCGGAATGGCCGCTTTCGCGCAAATTCGGCTGTGACCCGGAAATGGCCGCAGAGGTGCTGGAATCCGCCGCCCGCGCGGGCCTGGTCGCGCACGGCGTGTCCTTTCACGTCGGCTCGCAACAACCAGACCCAAAGGCATGGGACAGCGCCATCGCCGCGTCTGCCGCGCTGTTCAAGGCGTTGGCGGCGCGCGGCATCCATCTTGCCATGTTGAATCTGGGCGGCGGTTTCCCCGCGCGCTACCTGAAGGACGTGCCCACCGCCGCGACCTATGGCCGGGCGATCAACGCCTCGCTACGGCACCATTTCGGCGAAAAGGCAATCCGCACCGCCATCGAACCGGGCCGCTTCGTGGTCGGTACAGCCGGGATCATCCGCTCCGAAGTGGTGCTGGTGTCGAAAAAATCCGCCGCCGACACGCTTACATGGGTCTATCTCGACATCGGCAAATTCACGGGGCTGGCCGAAACGATGGACGAATCCATACGCTACCCCATCACCACGCCGCGTGACGGCGACCCAAAAATACCCTGCATCGTGGCCGGGCCGACCTGCGATTCCGTCGACGTGCTTTACGAGAAAACACCCTATCCATTGCCCCGGACGCTACAACCCGGCGACAAAATATGGATTGAAAGCGCGGGTGCCTATACCAGCGCCTACGCGGCGGATTGCTTTAACGGCTTTGAACCGCCCAAAACCTACTGCATCCCCGCCTTGCGCATCTAG